From a single Parambassis ranga chromosome 2, fParRan2.1, whole genome shotgun sequence genomic region:
- the LOC114445101 gene encoding GATA zinc finger domain-containing protein 14-like, translated as MCKKNHNQANNQANSQANNQANNQANSQANNQPNNQANSQANNQPNNQANNQANNQANSQANNQANNQANNQANSQANNQANNQANNQANNQANTQASAQTNNQANTEASAQTNNQANNQSNNQANNQASTQANNQASTQASAQANNQSNNQANNQASTQANNQANHQANNQANNQASTQASAQANNQANNQSNNQANNQASTQANNQASTQASTQANNQPEALQPPPHLKGHMKTGLWRTVK; from the exons atgtgcaagAAGAACCACAACCAAGCTAACAACCAAGCTAACAGCCAAGCTAACAACCAAGCCAACAATCAAGCTAACAGCCAAGCTAACAACCAACCCAACAATCAAGCTAACAGCCAAGCTAACAACCAACCCAACAATCAAGCTAACAACCAAGCTAACAACCAAGCTAACAGCCAAGCTAACAATCAAGCTAACAACCAAGCCAACAATCAAGCTAACAGCCAAGCTAACAACCAAGCCAACAATCAAGCTAACAACCAAGCCAACAACCAAGCTAACACCCAAGCTAGCGCCCAAACTAACAACCAAGCTAACACCGAAGCTAGCGCCCAAACTAACAACCAAGCTAACAACCAATCCAACAACCAAGCTAACAACCAAGCTAGCACCCAAGCTAACAACCAAGCTAGCACCCAAGCTAGCGCCCAAGCTAACAACCAATCCAACAACCAAGCTAACAACCAAGCTAGCACCCAAGCTAACAACCAAGCTAACCACCAAGCTAACAACCAAGCTAACAACCAAGCTAGCACCCAAGCTAGCGCCCAAGCTAACAACCAAGCTAACAACCAATCCAACAACCAAGCTAACAACCAAGCTAGCACCCAAGCTAACAACCAAGCTAGCACCCAAGCTAGCACCCAAGCTAACAACCAGCCGGAAGCGCTGCAGCCTCCACCACACCTGAAGGGCCACATGAAGACAG gactgtggagaacTGTGAAG tga